The following are encoded in a window of Choloepus didactylus isolate mChoDid1 chromosome 17, mChoDid1.pri, whole genome shotgun sequence genomic DNA:
- the PROKR1 gene encoding prokineticin receptor 1, giving the protein MEITMGANDENGTNTSTSFLSVLDPHGFPATSFPFNFSYGDYDTPLGEDEDVTNSRTFFAAKIIIGMALVGIMLVCGIGNFIFIAALARYKKLRNLTNLLIANLAISDFLVAIVCCPFEMDYYVVRQLSWEHGHVLCASINYLRTVSLYVSTNALLAIALDRYLAIVHPLRPRMKCQTATGLIALVWMVSILVAIPSAYFTTETVLIIVKSQEKIFCGQIWPVDQQIYYKSYFLFIFGIEFVGPVVTMTLCYARISRELWFKAVPGFQTEQIRKRLRCRRKTVLVLMCILTAYVLCWAPFYGFTIVRDFFPAVFVKEKHYLTAFYIVECIAMSNSMINTLCFVTVKNNTIKYFRKVILLHWKSSYNGSKSSADLDLKTTGVPATEEVDCIRLK; this is encoded by the exons ATGGAGATCACCATGGGGGCCAATGATGAGAATGGCACCAACACTTCCACCAGCTTCCTTTCTGTGCTTGACCCCCACGGATTCCCAGCTACTTCCTTCCCATTCAACTTCAGCTATGGTGACTATGATACGCCCTTGGGTGAAGATGAGGATGTGACCAATTCCCGGACTTTCTTTGCTGCCAAGATCATCATTGGCATGGCCCTGGTGGGCATCATGCTGGTCTGTGGCATTGGCAACTTCATCTTCATTGCCGCCCTGGCCCGCTACAAGAAGTTGCGCAACCTCACCAACCTGCTCATCGCCAACCTGGCCATCTCCGACTTCCTGGTGGCCATTGTCTGCTGCCCCTTCGAGATGGACTACTACGTGGTGCGCCAGCTCTCCTGGGAGCACGGTCACGTGCTGTGCGCCTCCATCAACTATCTGCGCACTGTCTCTCTCTATGTCTCCACCAATGCCCTGCTGGCCATCGCCCTTGACAG ATACCTGGCCATTGTCCACCCGCTGAGGCCACGGATGAAGTGTCAAACAGCCACTGGCCTGATCGCCTTGGTCTGGATGGTGTCCATCCTCGTTGCCATCCCTTCAGCCTACTTCACAACCGAAACGGTTCTCATCATTGTCAAGAGCCAGGAGAAGATCTTCTGTGGCCAGATCTGGCCCGTGGATCAGCAGATCTACTACAAGTCCTACTTCCTCTTCATCTTCGGGATCGAGTTCGTGGGTCCTGTGGTCACCATGACCCTGTGCTACGCCCGGATCTCCAGGGAACTCTGGTTCAAGGCTGTCCCCGGTTTCCAGACGGAACAGATCCGGAAGCGGCTGCGCTGCCGCCGGAAGACGGTCCTGGTGCTCATGTGCATCCTCACCGCCTACGTTCTGTGCTGGGCGCCGTTCTACGGCTTCACCATTGTGCGCGACTTCTTTCCCGCCGTGTTCGTGAAGGAGAAGCACTACCTCACGGCCTTCTACATCGTCGAGTGCATCGCCATGAGCAACAGCATGATCAACACCCTGTGCTTCGTGACGGTCAAGAACAACACCATTAAGTACTTCAGGAAGGTCATATTGCTCCACTGGAAGTCTTCTTACAATGGGAGTAAGTCAAGTGCCGACCTTGATCTCAAAACGACTGGAGTGCCTGCCACAGAAGAGGTGGACTGCATCAGGCTAAAATAA